A stretch of the uncultured Cohaesibacter sp. genome encodes the following:
- the murD gene encoding UDP-N-acetylmuramoyl-L-alanine--D-glutamate ligase yields MIPITIFKDETIAVFGLGGSGLATVEALVAGGAQVIAYDDNAASCAKAAALEGVTVRDLRQADWTGFAALVLAPGVPLTHPEPHWSVKCAQEAGVEVIGDVELFCRERRAQGIDCPFIAITGTNGKSTTTALVSHLLKESGLDVQMGGNIGTPILALEPLASDRVYVIEVSSYQIDLAPTIDPSIGLLLNISADHLDRHGDLMNYARIKARMITSSALAIVGLDDRLTANVASNLRLKGKPVVTVSGFGNERAMMAAPDGILQSMEGDFLFNLDQARALRGTHNAQNAAAAVSIARQFDITPASLCRALISFGGLAHRMEEVGVEGRLVFINDSKATNADAAARALAAFRHVHWILGGKAKEGGIESLIDYFPRVDHAYLIGEASDPFADTLSRHNVAFSRCEHMDIALEKAIEAAKAKPDEGGELAILLSPACASFDQFPNFMTRGDQFRAAVTTYLETGKVPVDPDHAKGGQA; encoded by the coding sequence ATGATCCCGATTACCATTTTCAAGGATGAAACGATTGCGGTATTCGGGCTTGGGGGCAGTGGCCTGGCAACCGTTGAGGCTTTGGTAGCGGGCGGCGCGCAAGTGATCGCCTATGATGACAATGCGGCGAGCTGCGCCAAGGCGGCGGCCCTTGAGGGCGTGACAGTCAGGGATTTGCGGCAGGCAGACTGGACCGGCTTTGCGGCGCTTGTGCTCGCACCCGGTGTGCCGCTTACCCATCCTGAACCTCATTGGAGTGTGAAATGCGCCCAAGAGGCGGGCGTCGAGGTGATTGGCGACGTGGAGCTCTTTTGTCGCGAACGCCGGGCGCAGGGCATCGATTGCCCTTTCATTGCCATCACCGGCACCAATGGCAAATCAACGACCACGGCGCTTGTGAGCCATTTGCTCAAAGAGTCCGGACTTGATGTGCAGATGGGGGGCAACATCGGCACGCCCATACTGGCGCTTGAGCCGTTGGCCTCGGACCGGGTCTATGTGATCGAAGTGTCTTCCTACCAGATTGATCTTGCGCCTACGATTGATCCGTCCATCGGTCTGTTGCTCAATATCTCGGCGGATCATCTCGACCGCCATGGTGATTTGATGAACTACGCCCGGATCAAGGCGCGGATGATCACAAGCTCCGCGCTTGCTATCGTCGGGCTCGATGACAGGCTGACCGCCAACGTGGCCTCCAATCTGCGCCTCAAGGGCAAGCCTGTTGTGACCGTCTCAGGTTTTGGCAATGAACGCGCCATGATGGCGGCGCCTGATGGCATCCTGCAGAGCATGGAAGGGGATTTCCTGTTCAATCTTGATCAGGCCCGTGCCCTGCGCGGCACCCACAATGCCCAGAATGCTGCCGCTGCGGTTTCGATTGCCCGTCAGTTTGACATCACGCCCGCCTCGCTTTGTCGCGCTCTGATTTCCTTTGGAGGCCTTGCCCACAGAATGGAAGAAGTGGGCGTTGAGGGGCGGCTGGTGTTCATCAACGATTCCAAGGCGACCAATGCGGATGCGGCGGCCCGTGCCCTTGCTGCCTTCAGACATGTTCACTGGATCCTTGGTGGCAAGGCCAAGGAAGGTGGAATCGAAAGTCTGATTGATTATTTCCCGCGCGTCGATCATGCCTATCTGATCGGCGAGGCGAGTGATCCTTTTGCAGACACCCTGTCACGCCACAATGTAGCCTTCAGCCGATGCGAGCATATGGATATCGCCTTGGAAAAGGCCATTGAGGCTGCCAAGGCCAAGCCGGATGAGGGTGGTGAATTGGCCATTCTGTTGTCGCCTGCCTGTGCAAGTTTTGATCAATTCCCGAATTTCATGACCCGCGGTGACCAGTTCCGTGCGGCTGTGACAACCTATCTTGAAACCGGCAAGGTGCCGGTGGATCCCGACCATGCCAAAGGTGGGCAGGCATAA
- the mraY gene encoding phospho-N-acetylmuramoyl-pentapeptide-transferase gives MLMYLVEFSDQISGLNVFRYLTFRTAGAIITALLMVFLFGPMIINSLRMRQGKGQPIREDGPQSHLLTKKGTPTMGGLMILTGVISATLLWANLTNPYVWIVLFVTVGFGLIGFYDDFLKVSRSSHKGFSGRMRLSIEALIAGMACFAVAQLGETSFTTSVTFPFFKDILLDLGWFFVPFGLFVIVGAGNAVNLTDGLDGLAIVPVMIATATFGLIAYLSGNEIFADYLQIHYVPGTGELLVLCGAMVGAGLGFLWFNAPPAAIFMGDTGSLALGGMLGAISVATKHELVLAIVGGLFVLEAVSVIIQVASFKMTGKRVFRMAPIHHHFEHKGWTEAQVVIRFWIIAVVLALIGLATLKLR, from the coding sequence ATGCTGATGTATCTCGTTGAATTTTCGGATCAAATTTCGGGATTGAATGTTTTCCGATATCTAACCTTTCGAACCGCAGGCGCGATCATCACCGCATTGTTGATGGTTTTTCTGTTTGGACCGATGATCATCAATTCCCTTCGGATGCGACAGGGCAAAGGCCAGCCAATCCGCGAAGACGGGCCGCAAAGCCACCTTTTGACCAAGAAGGGCACCCCGACCATGGGGGGCTTGATGATTCTGACTGGTGTGATTTCGGCGACACTCCTGTGGGCCAATCTGACCAATCCATATGTGTGGATCGTTCTGTTTGTCACCGTTGGTTTCGGGCTGATCGGTTTTTATGATGATTTTCTCAAGGTTTCTCGCTCGTCGCATAAGGGCTTTTCGGGCCGCATGCGTTTGTCGATTGAGGCCTTGATTGCGGGTATGGCCTGCTTTGCCGTGGCGCAGCTGGGCGAAACCTCTTTTACAACCTCTGTCACCTTCCCATTCTTTAAGGATATCCTGCTCGATCTGGGCTGGTTCTTCGTGCCGTTTGGCCTGTTTGTGATTGTCGGTGCAGGCAATGCGGTCAATCTGACTGACGGGCTCGATGGCTTGGCCATTGTGCCGGTGATGATCGCTACAGCGACCTTCGGGCTGATTGCCTATCTGTCCGGTAACGAGATTTTCGCGGACTATCTGCAAATCCACTATGTGCCGGGCACCGGTGAGCTGCTCGTTCTGTGTGGCGCGATGGTCGGCGCCGGGCTTGGCTTCTTGTGGTTCAATGCACCACCGGCAGCGATCTTTATGGGGGATACCGGTTCTTTGGCGCTGGGCGGCATGTTGGGGGCGATTTCAGTTGCTACCAAGCATGAGCTTGTTCTGGCAATTGTCGGCGGTCTGTTCGTGCTCGAAGCGGTGTCGGTGATCATTCAGGTTGCCTCCTTCAAGATGACTGGAAAGCGGGTCTTCCGGATGGCACCGATCCATCACCATTTCGAACATAAGGGGTGGACCGAGGCGCAGGTGGTGATCCGTTTCTGGATCATTGCGGTGGTGCTGGCGCTGATCGGTCTGGCGACCCTCAAACTGCGCTAA
- the ftsW gene encoding putative lipid II flippase FtsW codes for MMRRTRKNLLTEWWWTIDRPMLLVLVLILFSGLILSMAASPPVAERLGLDSFHFVKRHAFFVPIALTVMIGLTFLDPRTIRRVALAILVLSLLGMVATLLIGFTAKGSQRWITILGFSLQPSEFLKPGFVVLAAWLFAENDRRPEIPGNLFSIVLFMVSVVLLVAQPDIGQTVLLSSVWGGLFFMAGMPLFWIFLLAGLGVGGLTMAYFFVPHVTGRINRFLDPETGDTFQVDTAMDSIVRGGWLGTGPGEGMVKRILPDSHTDFIFAVLAEEFGIIVCLLLVSAYLFVVLRSLSMALKTQDLFKRLAISGLALLFGLQAVINIAVNLQLLPAKGMTLPFISYGGSSLLSVSISMGFLLALTRRRPEVGLEQTQFYQSRM; via the coding sequence ATAATGCGGCGGACGCGGAAAAATCTACTGACCGAATGGTGGTGGACAATTGATCGACCGATGCTGCTGGTGTTGGTGCTGATCCTGTTTTCCGGCCTGATCCTGTCGATGGCGGCGAGCCCGCCGGTGGCCGAGCGCTTGGGGCTTGATAGCTTCCATTTCGTCAAACGCCATGCCTTTTTCGTGCCCATTGCCCTGACGGTGATGATTGGTCTCACTTTTCTGGATCCGCGCACCATTCGCAGGGTGGCCTTGGCGATCCTTGTCTTGTCGCTGCTGGGCATGGTTGCGACACTGTTGATCGGCTTTACGGCCAAGGGATCGCAGCGCTGGATTACGATTTTGGGCTTTTCGTTGCAGCCATCGGAATTTCTCAAACCCGGATTTGTGGTCCTTGCAGCCTGGCTGTTTGCCGAGAATGACCGGCGACCCGAGATACCGGGGAACCTTTTCTCGATCGTGCTGTTCATGGTGTCGGTGGTGTTGCTGGTCGCTCAGCCTGATATCGGCCAGACGGTTTTGCTGTCGTCCGTATGGGGCGGATTGTTCTTTATGGCCGGAATGCCGCTCTTCTGGATTTTTCTGCTTGCGGGTCTTGGGGTTGGCGGACTGACGATGGCTTATTTCTTCGTGCCGCACGTGACAGGCCGCATCAATCGCTTTCTTGATCCGGAAACGGGTGACACCTTTCAGGTGGATACGGCGATGGATTCCATCGTTCGCGGCGGCTGGCTTGGCACCGGACCCGGTGAGGGTATGGTCAAGCGGATCCTGCCAGACAGCCATACGGACTTTATTTTTGCGGTGCTGGCGGAAGAATTTGGCATCATCGTTTGTCTGCTGCTGGTCAGTGCCTATCTGTTCGTGGTGCTCAGGTCGCTCTCGATGGCGCTCAAGACGCAGGATCTGTTTAAAAGACTGGCCATTTCCGGTCTGGCGCTGTTGTTTGGTCTGCAAGCCGTGATTAACATTGCGGTGAACTTGCAGTTGCTGCCTGCCAAGGGTATGACGCTGCCATTCATTTCCTATGGCGGCTCGTCGTTGCTGTCGGTCTCTATTTCCATGGGCTTTTTGCTGGCACTGACGCGGCGGCGGCCCGAAGTGGGGTTGGAGCAGACCCAGTTTTATCAGTCGCGGATGTGA
- the murC gene encoding UDP-N-acetylmuramate--L-alanine ligase: protein MKMPQNIGPVHFVGIGGIGMSGIAEVLVKLGYTVQGSDIAESANVLRLRDKGIQVAIGHAAENIANAEVVVVSSAIKADNPELIEARARLLPVVRRAEMLAELMRFKSAIAIGGTHGKTTTTSLVSALLDAGGMDPTVINGGIINAYGTNARMGEGDWMVVEADESDGTFVKLPADIAVVTNIDAEHLDHYGDFAAVKAAFTAFIENVPFYGFAAMCLDHPEVQALVGQIEDRRIVTYGTNPQADVRYKDLRSEGGVSRFSIVISNRQTGTSEEITGLSLPMPGEHNVANATAAIAVAHQLGISADAIRRGLSGFGGVKRRFTRTGSWNGIEVIDDYAHHPVEISAVMQAARQASQGKVIAVMQPHRYSRLRDHFEDFCSCLNVADRVLVADVYPAGEQPIEGASADALVAGLKSHGHRHASMMGAPEVLAKRIRDMAEPGDYVVCLGAGNITAWANALPDQLKELAGE, encoded by the coding sequence ATGAAAATGCCTCAAAATATCGGCCCGGTGCATTTTGTCGGGATCGGCGGGATCGGGATGTCAGGCATTGCCGAGGTGCTGGTGAAGCTGGGCTATACCGTGCAGGGCAGTGACATTGCCGAAAGCGCCAATGTGCTGCGTTTGCGGGACAAGGGCATTCAGGTGGCCATTGGTCATGCTGCTGAGAATATCGCCAATGCGGAAGTCGTGGTGGTGTCGTCGGCGATCAAGGCGGACAATCCGGAATTGATCGAGGCCCGGGCGCGGCTGTTGCCGGTGGTGCGGCGTGCCGAGATGTTGGCCGAGCTGATGCGCTTTAAATCAGCCATCGCGATTGGCGGCACCCATGGCAAGACGACGACCACCTCTTTGGTGTCGGCCTTGCTGGATGCGGGCGGCATGGACCCGACCGTGATCAATGGCGGCATTATCAATGCCTATGGCACCAATGCGCGGATGGGTGAAGGCGACTGGATGGTTGTTGAGGCCGATGAATCCGATGGCACCTTCGTCAAACTGCCTGCCGACATTGCGGTTGTGACTAATATTGATGCGGAGCATCTGGATCATTATGGCGACTTTGCTGCGGTGAAGGCCGCTTTTACGGCCTTTATCGAGAATGTGCCTTTTTATGGCTTTGCGGCCATGTGTCTGGATCATCCGGAAGTTCAGGCTCTGGTCGGCCAGATCGAGGATCGCCGGATCGTCACTTATGGCACCAACCCGCAGGCCGATGTGCGCTACAAGGATTTACGGTCAGAAGGGGGCGTCAGCCGTTTCTCGATTGTTATCAGCAATCGCCAAACCGGGACGAGCGAAGAAATTACCGGCCTTAGCCTGCCAATGCCCGGTGAGCATAATGTGGCCAATGCCACCGCTGCAATCGCTGTTGCCCATCAGTTGGGGATTTCGGCGGATGCGATCCGTCGCGGCCTGTCTGGCTTTGGTGGCGTCAAGCGGCGCTTTACCCGCACTGGCAGCTGGAATGGCATTGAGGTGATTGATGATTATGCCCACCATCCGGTTGAAATTTCAGCCGTGATGCAGGCGGCGCGTCAAGCCAGTCAGGGCAAGGTGATTGCTGTTATGCAGCCGCACCGCTACAGCCGGTTGCGGGACCATTTTGAAGATTTCTGCAGCTGCCTCAATGTCGCTGACCGTGTGCTGGTGGCCGATGTCTATCCTGCGGGCGAACAACCGATCGAAGGTGCTTCGGCAGACGCTTTGGTCGCTGGCCTTAAAAGCCACGGGCACCGTCACGCCTCGATGATGGGCGCGCCGGAGGTGCTGGCAAAGCGCATTCGCGATATGGCAGAGCCGGGGGATTATGTGGTCTGCCTTGGGGCTGGCAACATCACAGCATGGGCCAATGCCCTGCCGGATCAGCTCAAAGAACTGGCCGGGGAGTGA
- a CDS encoding UDP-N-acetylmuramoylalanyl-D-glutamyl-2,6-diaminopimelate--D-alanyl-D-alanine ligase: MTALWTADAFVDAVSPVSQPGGIKDVTGISIDSRTIGQGDAFFAIKGEQFDGHAFARAALEAGAAVVVLEDAQRSDFADLTERVLFVDDVLKALERLGMAARARMTGKVIAITGSVGKTSTKDALRSALAPSGRLHAANASFNNHWGVPLTLARMPQDTEFGIFEVGMNHGGEIRTLIGMVKPHLAVITTVVAAHIGNFNSIDEIAAAKAEIFEGVVEGGAVLINADNPFDGYLSKVAKDLGIAHIHHFGRAAHADICLEALDLQADGSELTLSLFGEPLSCHIAAAGEHLAMNALAVLGLVRLAGGDVEAACAALGTHGASKGRGERHSLAVRGGTVSLIDESYNANPSSVAAALSTLGLAKTKGRKIAVLGDMLELGEDSAAMHAGLWPAIQSAGIDQLYLCGPMMAHLWENAPVEVRGIYANSSADLVAPLCEALRDGDAVMVKGSLGSRMGPIVQSLLEKFKQ; this comes from the coding sequence ATGACGGCGCTCTGGACAGCTGATGCCTTTGTCGATGCAGTCTCACCGGTCTCCCAGCCGGGAGGCATCAAGGATGTGACCGGTATTTCCATCGACAGCCGGACAATTGGGCAAGGTGATGCCTTCTTTGCCATCAAGGGCGAGCAGTTTGACGGTCATGCGTTTGCACGCGCAGCCTTGGAAGCGGGCGCTGCGGTTGTGGTTTTGGAAGACGCCCAACGGAGCGACTTTGCCGATCTTACCGAGCGGGTGCTGTTTGTCGATGATGTTTTAAAGGCGCTGGAGCGTCTTGGCATGGCTGCTCGCGCGCGGATGACAGGCAAGGTGATTGCGATTACCGGCAGCGTGGGCAAGACCAGCACCAAGGATGCCTTGCGCTCTGCGCTGGCTCCCAGTGGTCGGCTTCATGCAGCCAATGCGTCCTTTAACAATCACTGGGGCGTGCCACTGACCTTGGCGCGGATGCCTCAGGATACCGAATTCGGCATTTTCGAAGTCGGGATGAATCATGGGGGCGAAATCCGCACCTTGATTGGTATGGTCAAGCCGCATCTGGCGGTGATTACCACGGTCGTTGCCGCCCATATCGGGAATTTCAATTCAATTGACGAGATCGCCGCTGCGAAGGCCGAGATTTTCGAAGGGGTGGTCGAAGGCGGTGCTGTGCTTATCAATGCGGACAATCCCTTCGATGGCTATCTGTCCAAAGTCGCCAAGGATCTGGGGATCGCCCATATCCACCATTTTGGACGGGCGGCGCATGCCGATATCTGTCTTGAGGCGCTTGACTTGCAGGCGGATGGGTCCGAGCTGACGCTTTCCCTGTTTGGTGAGCCGCTGTCCTGTCATATCGCTGCAGCGGGTGAACATCTTGCCATGAATGCGCTGGCCGTGCTGGGGCTGGTGCGCCTTGCTGGTGGGGATGTTGAGGCTGCTTGCGCAGCGCTTGGGACCCATGGAGCGAGCAAGGGGCGCGGTGAACGCCATAGCCTTGCAGTGCGTGGCGGCACGGTCTCCTTGATTGATGAAAGCTACAATGCCAATCCGTCATCTGTTGCAGCGGCTCTTTCAACCCTCGGGCTTGCAAAGACCAAAGGGCGGAAAATCGCCGTGCTTGGGGATATGCTGGAGCTGGGTGAGGATAGTGCCGCGATGCATGCGGGGCTATGGCCTGCCATTCAATCGGCGGGTATCGATCAGCTCTATCTTTGTGGTCCGATGATGGCTCACCTATGGGAAAATGCCCCTGTTGAAGTGCGGGGCATTTATGCTAATAGCTCTGCGGATCTCGTCGCCCCCTTGTGCGAAGCGCTGCGGGATGGTGACGCCGTTATGGTCAAGGGCTCACTGGGATCCCGCATGGGGCCGATTGTTCAGTCGTTGCTTGAAAAGTTCAAACAATAA
- the murG gene encoding undecaprenyldiphospho-muramoylpentapeptide beta-N-acetylglucosaminyltransferase, producing the protein MVKVALLTAGGTGGHLFPAQALAHALIERGWTVHLATDGRATQYGHDFPAESILIIPSATPSVKNPIALAKAAAKLAKGFFAARKVIKQLKPDVVVGFGGYPTVPPMLAAKSLGVPSCLHEQNGVMGRANRMLAKGAKAIAASFPILKGAEGLEAKTTLTGNPVRPVVEEAAKIPYAPLGADGDIHLVIFGGSQGARFFSEYMPGALGRLPQEMRDRIKLVQQCRPEDLLKVKVGYRELGLNAELAPFFADMPQRIAKSHLVICRSGASSVGELAAIGRPSILVPLPGALDQDQKANASVLVKAGGAWMLEQRGLRPNEISDLLEELFAHPDKLNAAAEAARKEGKLDAADRLADLVASVAETTGVAK; encoded by the coding sequence ATGGTTAAAGTTGCTTTGTTGACCGCCGGTGGTACGGGCGGGCACTTGTTTCCGGCTCAGGCGCTTGCTCATGCGCTGATTGAGCGGGGCTGGACTGTGCATCTGGCAACTGACGGCCGGGCGACCCAATATGGGCACGATTTCCCCGCCGAGAGCATATTGATCATTCCTTCGGCCACCCCGTCGGTGAAAAATCCGATTGCCCTGGCCAAGGCGGCTGCGAAATTGGCCAAGGGCTTTTTTGCCGCGCGCAAGGTGATCAAGCAATTGAAGCCCGATGTGGTGGTCGGCTTTGGTGGCTATCCAACGGTGCCGCCGATGCTGGCGGCGAAAAGCCTTGGAGTGCCAAGCTGTCTGCATGAGCAAAATGGTGTGATGGGACGGGCCAACCGCATGCTGGCCAAGGGCGCAAAAGCGATTGCTGCGAGCTTCCCAATCCTTAAAGGGGCCGAAGGGCTGGAGGCCAAGACCACGCTGACCGGCAATCCGGTCCGGCCCGTGGTCGAGGAAGCAGCCAAGATTCCATATGCGCCGCTTGGCGCTGATGGCGACATTCATCTCGTGATCTTTGGCGGCTCGCAAGGGGCGCGTTTCTTTTCCGAATATATGCCCGGCGCCTTGGGCCGATTGCCGCAGGAAATGCGTGATCGGATCAAGCTGGTGCAGCAATGCAGACCCGAAGATCTGCTCAAGGTCAAGGTTGGCTATCGCGAACTGGGGCTGAATGCTGAGCTTGCTCCTTTCTTTGCCGATATGCCGCAAAGAATCGCCAAGTCGCATCTGGTCATTTGTCGCTCCGGGGCATCCTCGGTTGGGGAGCTGGCCGCGATTGGTCGACCGTCAATTCTTGTGCCGCTGCCCGGTGCGCTGGATCAAGACCAGAAAGCCAATGCCTCCGTGCTAGTTAAGGCGGGTGGGGCCTGGATGCTGGAGCAGCGTGGCCTGCGTCCCAATGAAATTTCCGATTTGCTGGAAGAGCTTTTTGCCCATCCCGACAAGCTGAACGCTGCAGCCGAGGCTGCGCGCAAGGAAGGCAAGCTGGATGCTGCCGACCGACTGGCTGATCTTGTCGCGAGCGTGGCCGAGACAACAGGAGTTGCCAAATGA
- a CDS encoding UDP-N-acetylmuramoyl-L-alanyl-D-glutamate--2,6-diaminopimelate ligase — translation MNVAELLGALDLPTEQGGLAAVSEQEIVGVTADSRAVKPGYVFVGVPGSKVDGARFVPQALAQGAVFALIAQFSELPADLDNVTAPIVRVDDPHLALARLAALLHPVSLQRVGAVTGTNGKTSIASFLRQIWAHAGKVAANIGTIGIEGPKGTSYGGLTTPDPVGLISSVEGLVADGVTHLAVEASSHGLEQKRLDCLTVDVGAFTNLTRDHLDYHGTLEAYRDAKALLFKRLVRDGGAAVINLDDPYGAFYLEIAKARGLTCYTVGHSSDADLVIETIEIDGFDQSVKLSGLWGDVTCHVPLIGGFQVSNALVAGLMAYSGGVEPAVILEAIGKLKGARGRMELVGHAGPDTAIYVDFSHTPDSLAIALQALRPFVKNRLISVFGAGGDRDPGKRPMMGQASNDFADYSIVTDDNPRSEDPALIRAAVMAPVTNGIDVGGRQDAITLGVSMMEPGDILLVAGKGHETGQTIGKEVLPFSDHDAVARALKETGKGTAQ, via the coding sequence ATGAATGTGGCCGAGCTGTTGGGCGCGCTGGACCTGCCCACTGAACAAGGCGGACTTGCCGCTGTTTCTGAACAGGAAATTGTCGGGGTGACCGCCGACAGCCGGGCGGTGAAGCCCGGCTATGTCTTTGTTGGTGTGCCGGGGTCCAAAGTGGACGGTGCACGGTTCGTGCCGCAAGCTTTGGCGCAAGGGGCTGTGTTTGCTCTCATTGCGCAATTCTCTGAGCTGCCTGCCGATTTGGACAACGTTACAGCGCCGATTGTTCGGGTCGATGATCCGCATTTGGCGTTGGCTCGTCTGGCGGCGTTGTTGCATCCGGTTTCCCTTCAGCGTGTCGGGGCGGTGACGGGCACCAATGGCAAGACATCGATTGCCTCTTTCCTCAGACAAATCTGGGCTCATGCGGGCAAAGTGGCGGCCAATATCGGCACAATCGGCATTGAAGGGCCAAAAGGCACCAGCTATGGCGGCCTCACGACGCCGGATCCTGTCGGGCTGATTTCTTCCGTTGAGGGGCTGGTCGCCGATGGAGTAACCCATCTGGCGGTTGAGGCCTCCAGCCATGGTCTGGAGCAGAAGCGTCTTGATTGCCTGACGGTTGATGTCGGGGCGTTCACCAATCTCACCCGCGATCATCTCGACTATCACGGCACGCTGGAAGCCTATCGCGATGCCAAGGCTTTGTTGTTCAAGCGTCTCGTGCGCGATGGCGGCGCAGCGGTGATCAATCTGGATGACCCGTACGGGGCTTTCTATCTCGAAATTGCCAAGGCGCGGGGGTTGACCTGTTATACGGTGGGGCATTCGTCTGACGCCGATCTGGTGATCGAGACCATCGAGATTGACGGCTTTGATCAGTCGGTCAAACTGTCCGGCCTGTGGGGCGATGTGACTTGCCATGTGCCTCTGATTGGCGGTTTTCAGGTTTCCAACGCCTTGGTCGCGGGGCTGATGGCCTATAGTGGCGGTGTTGAGCCAGCGGTTATTCTTGAGGCCATCGGCAAACTTAAAGGCGCGCGCGGGCGGATGGAACTGGTCGGTCATGCGGGCCCTGATACTGCCATTTATGTTGATTTTTCCCATACGCCGGATTCATTGGCGATTGCCCTTCAGGCGCTGCGTCCATTCGTCAAGAATCGGTTGATTTCGGTGTTTGGGGCTGGCGGCGACCGGGATCCGGGCAAGCGGCCAATGATGGGGCAGGCGAGCAATGACTTTGCCGACTATTCCATTGTCACTGACGACAATCCTCGCTCCGAAGATCCAGCCCTCATCCGTGCGGCAGTTATGGCCCCTGTGACCAACGGCATTGACGTTGGTGGGAGACAGGATGCGATCACTCTGGGTGTGAGCATGATGGAGCCTGGCGATATTTTGCTGGTCGCAGGCAAGGGGCATGAGACCGGCCAGACAATTGGCAAAGAGGTTTTGCCTTTTTCAGATCATGACGCGGTGGCTCGCGCCCTCAAGGAAACCGGGAAGGGGACGGCTCAATGA
- the murB gene encoding UDP-N-acetylmuramate dehydrogenase, which yields MFEDLLPRIGGWTSELRGRLKSNFDIAPYTWFRVGGPAQLFFNPADEADLALFLKHLPDEIPVTVIGLGSNMLVRDGGVEGAVIRLSGKAFSDVTIHEDRTVSVGAAMPDMRFATQMAKAGIGGFAFYKGIPGAIGGALRMNAGAHGAETKDRLLSARAVDRKGAIHVLTPDDLGHGYRSCAAPADYIFTEATYQGEAGDPIALKAEMDEVSTYREDNQPTKERTGGSTFKNPDGMSAWKLVDEAGFRGFELGGAQVSPKHTNFLINTGEATAEDIERLGEMVRGKVRDLTGIELHWEIKRIGLFADGVEVKPFLEG from the coding sequence GTGTTTGAAGATCTTTTGCCTCGCATAGGGGGCTGGACATCCGAGTTGCGCGGCCGCCTCAAGAGCAATTTCGATATTGCGCCTTATACTTGGTTTCGCGTTGGCGGACCGGCACAGCTCTTTTTCAACCCGGCGGATGAGGCCGACCTGGCTCTGTTCCTGAAACACTTGCCAGACGAGATCCCGGTGACGGTGATTGGTCTTGGGTCCAACATGCTGGTGCGCGACGGGGGCGTTGAAGGGGCGGTTATTCGTCTGTCAGGCAAGGCTTTCAGCGATGTGACCATCCATGAAGATCGCACGGTCAGCGTTGGCGCTGCCATGCCGGATATGCGCTTTGCTACACAGATGGCCAAGGCTGGTATCGGCGGATTTGCCTTCTATAAGGGCATTCCCGGTGCGATTGGCGGGGCGCTGAGAATGAATGCCGGAGCGCATGGGGCCGAGACAAAGGATCGTCTTTTGTCGGCGCGTGCGGTGGATCGCAAGGGTGCTATTCATGTGTTGACCCCTGACGATTTGGGACACGGCTATCGGTCTTGTGCGGCTCCGGCTGATTATATCTTCACCGAGGCGACCTATCAGGGTGAGGCGGGCGATCCGATTGCGCTTAAGGCCGAGATGGATGAAGTCTCGACTTATCGCGAGGACAATCAGCCGACCAAGGAACGAACCGGTGGATCGACCTTCAAGAATCCCGATGGCATGAGTGCCTGGAAGCTGGTGGATGAAGCAGGCTTTCGTGGCTTTGAGCTTGGCGGTGCGCAAGTCTCCCCCAAGCATACCAATTTCCTGATCAATACAGGGGAAGCCACCGCCGAGGATATCGAACGGCTGGGAGAAATGGTCCGCGGCAAGGTCCGCGACTTGACCGGCATTGAACTGCATTGGGAAATCAAACGCATTGGCCTCTTTGCCGATGGGGTTGAGGTGAAGCCGTTTCTTGAGGGTTAG